In one window of Bombus vancouverensis nearcticus chromosome 10, iyBomVanc1_principal, whole genome shotgun sequence DNA:
- the LOC117159179 gene encoding very long chain fatty acid elongase 7 isoform X2, with protein MATLIRRIYQGYRYINEELTDPRTQDYFLIGSPWGCFSIVAFYLYFVHVLGPNIMAKRKPFNLNRILQIYNLIQIVSCAYIFHKITKIVWAYFLMKLLDLLDTAFFILRKKQQQVSFLHVYHHTGMALGSWAATKFLPGGHITFLGTLNSFVHMVMYTHYLATSLRISKPWWKKYVTQLQLTQFCLITIHFVMLAWVEDCGFPKWTAAVMIPQNLFMLMMFGDFYYKSYIKMRKIRENGVSSDVSNGKLKSQ; from the exons ATGGCGACGTTGATACGACGAATCTATCAAGGGTACCGCTACATTAACGAGGAACTAACAG ATCCTCGCACGCAAGACTATTTCCTCATCGGATCACCATGGGGGTGCTTTAGTATAGTAGCGTTTTATCTATACTTCGTGCACGTTCTGGGACCCAACATTATGGCAAAGAGAAAACCGTTTAATCTGAATAGAATCCTACagatatataacctaatacagaTAGTATCGTGCGCATATATATTTCATAAG ATAACTAAGATCGTTTGGGCGTACTTTCTAATGAAGCTCCTCGACTTACTGGACACGGCCTTCTTTATTCTTCGAAAAAAGCAACAGCAAGTGTCGTTTCTTCATGTTTATCATCACACGGGCATGGCTCTTGGTAGCTGGGCAGCTACCAAGTTTTTGCCCGGCGGTCACATTACCTTTTTAG GTACTTTAAATTCTTTCGTTCATATGGTGATGTACACTCATTATCTGGCTACATCGTTGCGAATAAGCAAACCCTGGTGGAAGAAATATGTGACACAACTGCAGCTCACTCAATTCTGTTTGATAACGATCCACTTTGTAATGTTAGCCTGGGTGGAAGATTGTGGTTTCCCGAAGTGGACGGCGGCGGTGATGATTCCTCAGAATCTCTTCATGTTGATGATGTTTGGCGACTTTTACTACAAGTCATACATCAAAATGCGGAAGATCCGCGAAAACGGCGTCTCGTCGGACGTTTCGAACGGAAAGTTAAAGAGTCAATAG
- the LOC117159179 gene encoding very long chain fatty acid elongase 7 isoform X1 has protein sequence MATLIRRIYQGYRYINEELTDPRTQDYFLIGSPWGCFSIVAFYLYFVHVLGPNIMAKRKPFNLNRILQIYNLIQIVSCAYIFHKALELAWLFHYNFYCEPVDYSDDPRAVEITKIVWAYFLMKLLDLLDTAFFILRKKQQQVSFLHVYHHTGMALGSWAATKFLPGGHITFLGTLNSFVHMVMYTHYLATSLRISKPWWKKYVTQLQLTQFCLITIHFVMLAWVEDCGFPKWTAAVMIPQNLFMLMMFGDFYYKSYIKMRKIRENGVSSDVSNGKLKSQ, from the exons ATGGCGACGTTGATACGACGAATCTATCAAGGGTACCGCTACATTAACGAGGAACTAACAG ATCCTCGCACGCAAGACTATTTCCTCATCGGATCACCATGGGGGTGCTTTAGTATAGTAGCGTTTTATCTATACTTCGTGCACGTTCTGGGACCCAACATTATGGCAAAGAGAAAACCGTTTAATCTGAATAGAATCCTACagatatataacctaatacagaTAGTATCGTGCGCATATATATTTCATAAG GCATTGGAACTAGCTTGGTTGTTCCATTATAACTTCTACTGTGAACCAGTAGATTATTCGGATGATCCTCGCGCGGTCGAG ATAACTAAGATCGTTTGGGCGTACTTTCTAATGAAGCTCCTCGACTTACTGGACACGGCCTTCTTTATTCTTCGAAAAAAGCAACAGCAAGTGTCGTTTCTTCATGTTTATCATCACACGGGCATGGCTCTTGGTAGCTGGGCAGCTACCAAGTTTTTGCCCGGCGGTCACATTACCTTTTTAG GTACTTTAAATTCTTTCGTTCATATGGTGATGTACACTCATTATCTGGCTACATCGTTGCGAATAAGCAAACCCTGGTGGAAGAAATATGTGACACAACTGCAGCTCACTCAATTCTGTTTGATAACGATCCACTTTGTAATGTTAGCCTGGGTGGAAGATTGTGGTTTCCCGAAGTGGACGGCGGCGGTGATGATTCCTCAGAATCTCTTCATGTTGATGATGTTTGGCGACTTTTACTACAAGTCATACATCAAAATGCGGAAGATCCGCGAAAACGGCGTCTCGTCGGACGTTTCGAACGGAAAGTTAAAGAGTCAATAG